The Quercus lobata isolate SW786 chromosome 4, ValleyOak3.0 Primary Assembly, whole genome shotgun sequence genome segment GGGGTGGTCGTCAATCTTTGCTCGTTGTCCTCCACAGTCGCCGATCTTTGCTCGTCGTCCTCTACAGTCGCCGTTCTTTGCTCGTCGTCCTCCACAGTCACCGTTCTTTGCTCATCATCCTCCACAACTCTCATTGTCAATCTCGTCGTCGATGGTTGGTCGAGTTTGGTCATTGATTGATCTATTGGGTTGGGGCtttgttgaagattttgagttttttttttttttttttttttttttttggttgaggttTTTGGATGTGGAATTTGTTGGAGGATCCGGTGATTGTGGTTGTAGTTTGTAgcggtggttgttgttgtggcggtggttgtaACGGTGGCTGTTGGACCCGGTGGCAACTGGGctgtgtatttatatatttgctgTGTTTtggttaaatatattattttaatgtgtaggaaatattattttaatgtatggaattgaagtatagaacatctgataaatggtatgttataaaatgatgtactaaaatgataaagtgggtttttgatgtgtcaaaatgacattttttttatagagctgatgagaatgcacttaatatgcatatcaaatttcattcaaatcagatgttatttactattcaatttataaaCTTACTTTCAGTTACAATGATGAGGGTTTGCTTCTTCTCACAATAaaagtttgaatgtttgaagcACAAATTTTGTAGGCAATGACTACAAACTTTTACTAAAAAGTTAAtatgattacatattttgaaaatttgactgTTGGATTGGATGTTCTTTATACTTTTAATATgtatatcaaatttcgttcaaatcagatgttatttactattcaatttataaacttattttttatacatagtTTGAGACtacaaaaacatgaaatttaaatatttgatcactgataggacaaaatttagttataaaattgattgtagcctaaggatataaccttactcaataaaataaacattatttcatattttgaaaatctaactattaaattatatattctttacaATTTTGATACACATAAAATTTTGAGTCAActggatattatttattatacgatctataagtttatatattatgcataattttaaattacaaaaacttgcaatttaaatagtttattgatgacataattattgatcttcaattttctagaaattttgcaaacatggaatatataagaagaaaatgtaatctaatactggatttgtcaaaattcacctctaataaaaagatattgagtagggttgtagcctaaggttacaaataattttatagctaaactttgttcttaaTGATATAGCTATCGCtctttaacattttaaaaattttgctaGCATGAATAATATTATAAGAAAATACAGTTTAATAGTGGATTTATAAAAAATTCACATCCTATAAAAATGAGATATAAAGGGAGTTTGTAGGCAAACTTTGTTCATGtttgaaaatctaataaatGATTAGTATCTGTTTATGTAAAAGACATGTAAACCCCTGGCTCAATCATAACTTTCTTCTGTCAGGATGGCATAGTgttcaaaaattgtaattttacaCTGTAACTGCTCTAAAACTCTTCAGAATTTTTGTTGCTGAATTGATTAGCGTTACTGGTGGCAGGTGGTTCCTTAGGTCAACTAGTTGGAAGCTGACTTGTAAGCCAGAATGGGAACTACGTCGAAGTTTCTTGTATCTTTTTATCATCttctttattctctttttcaattttgcCTCATCAAACCTGAAGGATGCCTCATCCTCCTCTTTTATGCTTACTTTTCGTTCCtaaattttatgtttctttctttcaattttgttgtcttttaaATTTCACTTCTTTGCTATTGTGTGTCCCAAATTGTTAGActctattatatttaaaaatgtcCCAAAAggaatcttttaaaaaattttcaataaataaatgtcCAAACATACACTTcaccttattaaaaaaaaggctatCGCTCTCTCACTAAAGTGTCTGTTTGGTATTAACTTATAAGcttaagttttaacttttaacttttgtatacaattttttaaaacatcatttttcccactttttaaaggtaaaattatactttagcacactttcagtaaaaagctaaataagttgttcccaaacagACACTTGAGCTTTCAAAAACGTGTCTATCCTAAATTCCTAACTATTTCAATTATGTATTTATAGACTACCTATAATCCAATGACTCATTTCTCTACATTTTCTGGAACAATCCCATGGCATCACATGACATGGCAGATCACATTCACAACACTTAACTATGTCATCCCATATATAGTTTCTCATTTGTCAGAAGTCAGTAAAAGTTCAAATACATAAAAAAGTtaacattaacttttttttgaaaaaaaaaaccaaaaaaaaaaaaaaaaaaaagctagtttattgcttttttattaaaataaaaaagttggaCAAGCTAGTTTATTGCTCTTTTTTTGGGGTTAGAAAGCTTCTATCCATACTGACAAATGTCTAACCCAGATAAATTCACAAAACACTAGCATATGGTTAGCAAATACTTctaccccccacccccccccccccccaaaaaaaaaaaaaaaaaccataattagAAACACAATAGGAAGAAACTTCAGAAATAATAATATCTGCCTCTACATTTTTCGCCCTTAACCGTCAATCCCAAAATCCTTGGTGAATTTCTCACACGCATCAATTTCAGCTTTACTCACAGTTGGCTTTTGTTTCTCAAGCACACTATCAAAATCTGCTTGTGTTGGGTGGTAGCTGGATCTGCAAGTCATCAATTCCCAGAGACACGAATATGAAAATTCAAAGTGAACATAGGGGTCTACAAAAATACTACCACAAATACcgaacttgaaaaaaaaaaaaaaaaaaaaaaaaaaaaaagaatccgCCTATATTAATGGGAAGAGAAAATCAACACCAAACATGAATCAATGCAATTGAATGAGAcatgctcttttttatttttctttccagtACACTAATCCCCTCCCctcttttgcatttttcttcaatcctattttctataaattaacTAACTACTAAAGTCAGCACAATCTACATATGttcaagaaatttatttattagttactAAGACCCAACCATAAACATGATTTATTGGAATGATTTCATGTGTTGAACATCAGTTTCCTAGCTAATCCATACCTTTGGAGCTTTGACTTTTGCTTTAAGTTCCTCGAAGGTACACTTCTCAGCTTTTGGGTGATCACCTTCGCAATGGACCCACATGCCTGGAGAATATTCTCTGAAGAATTCAGCATCAAGAGTTGCACGAACAGGCTGATATAGTGCATTTTAACCTACAAGTAACTACCAGTTTTCAGCCATATAATCACTTTGAGGAAATGCTGACACCTAATGTAAAAGTGTAAAATTGATACTTACGCAAATGGATATACCTGAACCAGAGAAACCATCTGTTTTGCTTGCTAAATACTGAAAATCCTCTGTACCAAGGTTATGAGGAGTTTCCCCAATATGCCACtgctcaaattaaaaaactagAGGATATTAAACAAGACATAGATAAACAACAAAAGCATTAATCACAATGGGTTTATAACTACATTCCTTTGATTTTCCAAATGCATTGCATTACGAAACTGAAGTACCTTAAATATTTGTTCCCTTGCCTTCAAATTGGGAGAGAGATATAGATTCGCTTATCAAAACGCCTCCGGATGGCCTACGTTAATTAACTTAGCATTAGCCTCAAACCTAAAGCGTTGTagaccataaaatattttcaatacaTGGCCGTAGGTTAGAagggtggttttttttttttctcaccacaTCCAAATGATAAGGAGTATTTGTGGCTGCAAGAACAAGAACATTTTTCGCATCGTTGGATACAGCCTGAAATGtattaaagaaaatttctatTTCAATATTACATGTAGATAAGTGGAAGGAAACAATGCAAGATAATGCAATGGATTAACTATCTAATAAAACATAAAGTTATTATGAACTGCATTGCAAACTAGCCAGCCATTTTAAGGCCAACAAGGCTACAAGGAAATGGTTTGTCATTTTCTCCTCTATTAATTGTATGTTAATGATTCctcttcttttaattaattaatagatttaattaaaatcacaaatAATAGAACATAGTGCATGGGATGTATAcaagagtaaaaacaaaaaaaaacaaaaagcaatttttttggggttgattATGGATCTTCAACAAATAAACTAGAGTCGGatacatatattcttttcttcCATTATATTCTATTCAAAGTAATATTTTCTATCACTTCCTTAATTGATGTCATTTTTAACTACTtctactaattttatttttggtcttcctTTACTATTTTTCTTACTAGTGAATTAGTCACTCTCCTCTGAATATGATCAAATCATCTCAAGTGACTCTCCCACATGTTTTCATCGTTAGAAGCAAACTCAATCTTTAAGTGGATTTTTTTCATCTAAAATCCTATACTTCTATCTATTTTCACTTATCAATCTTAACTATTGCATTTCAATTAAActcattttataaatatgtttCTTCCCAACAACCCAACATTTAGTACCATAAAGGATAGTTGGTCTTATAGcagttttataaaatttttccttttaatgtaATAAGCACTCTACGATCACAAAATACTTTTTATGCGCTTCTCCACTTCATCCATCCTGCTTTACATCGTCTTCAATCTCTCCAccttttatgaattattgatccaaGATATTGGGAGCTCTTGTTCTTTACCATCTTGACTATCAAATCTTACAACCCCTTCATCTAGCTCTATTTACACTTTTACTAAACTTGCATTCCATGTACTCTGTTTTAGatttacttaataaaaaaatttcagattttagaGCATCTCCCCAAATTTCTATCTTGACATTAACTCCGCTTCTAGTTTCATCTACTAAGACTATATTATTTGCAAAAAGCATACACCAAGGGACTTTCCCTTGATGCAAGATCTCTTAGAATTCAGCACTATACTAGATTTCTTGATGAGTTCTTGAAGGTTCTTTGTTTAAGGGTTTCAAGTTAGAAAAGAATGGATCTTTGATGGTTGTTTAGggctaaaagcctaaaacagagttttaaacaaaaaataaaatagataaaacacTAGGCAATCACATCTACGTCTTCCTAAATAATCAAACTTATGTAAGAGAAGGCAATCACACCCTCAAGGCTTAAAATAAGCCGCACAAATTTTGTTAATCAATCAAAACTATTCCTAGGATGACAAGGAATACTAATAACAAACCAAAAAGGATTTAATAACTTCTAAACCAAATAGGAAAGGactcaaaatataaaagaagacTCACGGGCCTCCAGGACAGCCAATTCcagaaaatttggaaattacTAAACtactcttattttattaaaactaaACCAGTAAGGTTTTAACCATAAAAACATAATACTAAGActcaataataactaaaacaacctatgaaatttgtgaagaaaataTGAAATCATAACTAGACCACAAATCTTGATTCTTTTGATATTTAATCTTGTATTCCATTAAACTCTTTCTTGTCCGCATCAGCCTTGCTTTTCCAAAACCTACCACATAACTTTTCTAGGGACCATATCATGTGCTTTCTCAAGAACAATAAAGACCATATGAAGATATTTACAAGCCTCTATATTTTTTCATAAGATGTCTAAGTAAGAAAATAACTTCCATGGCAGATTGTCCGGACATAATACCAAATTGATTCTCTAAGTTGTTTCTTGTCGTAACTTACATTCAATTATTCTCTTCCAAATGTTATAGTGTGACTCATAAGTTTAATTCCATAgtaatttatacaattttaaatATCTCCCTTGTTCTTGTAGATAGGTATCAAAGTACTTCTCCTCCACTTATTAGGCATGCACAAGagtaaaaatcaaaaagaaaaactaaaaccTAAAGTTCAAAAGAAACCACATCCTTCTTTGGACCACATACATGATTTCAAGTTGCTTAAGCTTAAATACCTTACAGTTAGGTTACCAATAGTTTAAATTTTCCATCAAATCCCTCAATTCCATTTTAAGTATAAAAATGTTCAACAAGATGCCTTGCAACTCATATcatgaaatgtaaaaaattcATACCCAACAGAATAGTAATAAACTCAATAAGTTATTGACAAACTACTTGCTCCAATTAATCTAAGcatatcaattatattatataaaaattcttGGAAAAATCACTCTAATCTATTTCCAGGGAAAACATATTACCTGCATTTGTACAAGAAATTCTGTTTTGATTCGTCGAGAGGCTTCATTCTCATTGTCATTACCTCGTGGGCCACATAAGGAatcaatttcatcaataaaaataatggatGGAGCTTCATCACGAGcatattgaaaaaatttgagacTTTCTTAAGTTTCTTTTCACCTTCTCCCATCCATTTGGACACAATGTTCGATGCCAAAACACTGTGTATAGACAGTACACATATAATTGTGTTGGCAACATTCCATCTATATTGAATGATTACAGAGCAAACACATCTACATCTATGGGAATTTTGTACATGAGTTGTAATAATGCACCCCAAAATAACTAATTGGAAGAAGTAGACATCAAAACAATCGTAGATGTGAATCAATTGAAGCATAATGGCGTAGATGATGAATTAAGAAATTCAACAGATTCCAATAATGTGATAACTGCATTGAAAAAGCATATGAAAGGACTCAAAGATCCAACCATATGAAGTAAGAAATTAAGCTGCgtcaacaatataaaatattaagaacTCAAGGctccattaaaaaaacaaaaaacagaaaacccTCAAGTCCACATTTGCTGAAACTCAAATATCTTACATTTCAACAAGAATACTTTTTGTCCATCATTTCAATTATTGGACATTGTATTTCTACTCTAGGCCTTTAATAGCAAGTAAAATCTATAGAAAATGGGTGAGAATAAGAATAGTATGTGATTGTGAATTGCTGCCTAAGTCACGAGTTAATTTGCATAGAAATTATGCAGGAAAACTGAAACATGGAGAAGAAAAGCCACATAGacttcaaaaatataagaatcACAATTAAGTGCAATTAGCAATATGTATTACCATTTAGAAGATGAAGATTAGTTCTTTCTTCTCTTGCCATGCATAATTATCAGTTATTGTAATCCAGTTGCTTGCAATGTATTGGTATTggtcaaaatataaatatttaccTAAAGAAAGCTGAGCCTGCGTCTGTTGCAATCGCGTTTGCCACGTCGGTCTTCCCTGTCCCGGGTGGACCATATAGCAATGTAGCCTTCCATGGTTTTCAATTCCCTAAACAGGAGCTCAAATGGTAACTTTTCCCAAGAAGAAAAATCACCAAGGtgttaaaaagatttttttagcACCAAAATACTAGGGCTCCGTTTGGTAGGATAAAGaactcattttcagtttttatacaactttacacaaattttcaaacacTTTTTTAGTAtaagtatttcaaaaaactacaaattaCATTACTATCTCACCCTCTGCTCCATCTCTCTGTTTTATCTCTCTCTATTCCACCTCTCACCAATGCCTCGCCACCAAgggcatctttttttttttttgttgctccAGATCAGCAATGGTATTGAGATTGGTGACAGCTTGGGCGTGCAGTGGCGGTAGAGATCGGTGTGCAGCGTTGGCGTGGTGATTGTTAAGATCGTCGTTGGTGTTCTGGGTTCGTGGGTTGCGATTTGTTGAgattggtgggttttgtggCTTGTGGGAGTGGGGggtagtggtggtgggttgtgattgtaacttctctctctttttctctctgtctctctctctctatctgaaTGACTGAATAGTCTGAATCGAAAATTATGAAATGAATAACTCACTCTCTCTATTCTTTAAGACTAACTCACTCTCTCTTTTGAACCATATGTCAATAGTGGCCGAACTTTAACTTGATTAATATTTTGtctgtttttgactttttgaatttggcATTTTGTTTTGGTGTTAGTGCTAGCATTGGTGACATATTAATTGTCAGGGTAATGTTTATTGTGATTTGTGGTTGTAAAATTTTCTGGTTCGCAGCTGGTTCTTGTGATTGGAGGCATTAGATATGAGGCTTTTGCTTGTCTGATAGTGAGGTGAGAGGTGAATGTGGAGAAATTCTTGGGACCTCCCGGAGGACCACTGATGTGGTCCTCTTGGGTCCTGCCATCCAATAGGGAAGTGTCATCTAGCCATTTTATAAAACTCAGCTCCACATCATCTTACCCATGAACTAAACTATAGTTAGCAAAACCAAACCAaggttaaaacaaaaacaaaactcagCAACCCAAACGTGTTAACCCAAAATCATTTGTAACCTTCTGAGTTCTAACCCAAGTTCTAACTCAGCAACCCAAACCTCCTCTCTCCCCCTCTACCCACACCCGgcaacccaaaatcaaagccAAAATCAACGGCAACGGCAACGGTAACGGCAACAATAATGATACTCTGAGCTCATTCAAGCGTGCGAGAGCATGGGCGTCGCTAAATCGAATGAAGAGGCCGCTGCTTTCGCTCAGGTTCTCGACGAAGCCAATGTCATTCTTCTCTTTCGCGACAAGGTCTACCTTCATCACGATAAGGTCGAAATCTCTCTCAAGCAGCATCCTTGCCGAGAAGCAAAGATAGGACCCAAAGCCCACAAGCTCCGATCGGTTTTGGTGGTCGTgggaattttgggttttggttttaagaCTCATGCCCATTCGATCTTAACAGGGATGTGGTTTATGAGATGAAGGgcatacatatttttttttttttttttatgggaatttaAGTGTTGTTGTTGATGCTGCGAAATTGATGTCCCAAAGTTTTGAAGAAAGATTGTATCAGTGGCTTTGAAGAATTGGTTCTGATGTGATACAAGGCCAAAATACTGAGGCACGTGCTAAGGCAATGGTGTGTATTAAGGTGTGTTGGGTGATGCACAGCTGTGTGCATTGAGGTGTGCACTGGGGTGCGCGGGCTGCTGTTGTATTGTGCGTGAGCTGCTTCTATGAGGTGCGTGGGCTGCTACTATGTTGTGCCAAAAAGTTGAGCAGTTGGTTGGGATGAGgggtagttagttagttaggcaGTTAGGGCAGGGTTGTTAATCATTGGGTAGTAAATTAGTTACTTACTGTTAATGCATTGATTAGTGAGATGTAATCATTGATTAGGGGATTAGTTAGTTAACATGGATTCTGTTACATAAATAAGCTGGATTGTATTGATGAGGGTCATAAGGAATAACACATTTGATTTCACTTGCTTCCTTAATTGCTCTGTTTTTGATGTTTGGATGTCACcaaatttttgttcattttggcAATAAAATTTCTCAATTGTTGGGCAGCTTGTTGTTGAGTTGGAGCTTGTTCCCAATTATATGAATTGTTTTTGAACAGTGCCTCTCTCATTGAGTATTTGGGCAAATTATTGGTATTGTTGTTAAAAGGGAAATTTCTCATTGAGAAGTGTAAGTATTTTGCTTTGATGGATGaactcctaaaaaaaataaggtgCCGATTCATCTTTAAAAAGGGACATGGAAGAAAGAATTCTAATACATCATTTCCCTCCCAAAACCAGGTTAGAGGATCATAAGTATATTAAAATAACCATATCTAtgagaaaagatttttttaaaaacattgcTTAAGGTAGGCTGATGattgttataaatatattgaatgGTCCATGTGTTCTTCTTTGTGATCAGAAAtcagtttttaaaaatgtttggtgttgactttattaatatttttctgTTGATTCCCTCATCCCATGTGATAAACTGTTGCCTGTTTTCCTAAAAACTTTGAAAAGGAGAATTATGGACAAGTTGGTTTTTCCTTATGAagatttgcttcttcttttgaaATAGCTTGGTATAGGCTTCAAGTACCTTTTTGTGCCTTCTGTTTTACTTAATAGTGTCTATTCTATagctattttttcttttttttgctgaattttttttttcactggatGTTTATTCTATATCTGTTTTGGCTACTAAATTTTCTATGCACTATAACTGGGCTATGCCACCAAGTGTGTAActctccttttgttttgttataaaaaaataaaataaaataaaataaaataaaataaaataaaaagtgtagTGGGTTGGGCAGTTACTACCTCTCTCTTGTATTCTGATAAGTGCCTGTGTAATTGTGTAATTGTAAGTGGTAGGCCAAACTGGTAGGATTCTTCATGGCATACTTAGTAGATGCATTAACGGGTCTTTTTGTGGTAGGCCAAACTGGAAATTTCATATGCAAGGTAGGACTCTTTGTGACAATCATCAGTGTGATACTTTTAAGATGAATTGAAGATTTTGAGAACCTGAAGAAGCTAGCTGATGAGGCTACCTTCTATGACAAGAAGTGGCAAGCATTATGGCAAGACCAAAATGCTGGTGCTTTGGAGCAAACTGGAAAGAAAATTAAGTTTGCCTTGTATAAATTTGTTCTTTCACTGTGTTACAAAAAGTCAGGACTTAGGACTATAATAGGCACCGGATTTGCAAGTGAAGGAAAATTGTATGATGATTGCATAATGCATCTGCTAACTGTTTTGGACTACATAGTTTTCATTTGGCATTGCTATGGGAAGTAGAGCTTTAACTGTAAATTTTAGTAGTAGAGCTTTTGTGATACCAAGTTATGATATTGCTGGTGTAATGGTATAAGTAGGTAGTCAAGTGAAAAAGGTGAGGATGAAATATATGGAGACATAAATGAGAGAGCATTGAAAAGGCCTAAGCAGTTTCATTATCTTGCATACTACCCAGGATGCTCATggccaaaattttttatatacagtAGCTTTacatcaataaaatttctaacaTTTCTCTCAAAAAACCATCACTAATAGTGTAACAAATGAGAAATTTTATTgtcaaaatgaaca includes the following:
- the LOC115987464 gene encoding protein SUPPRESSOR OF K(+) TRANSPORT GROWTH DEFECT 1-like isoform X2, translated to MQQWHIGETPHNLGTEDFQYLASKTDGFSGSGISICVKMHYISLFVQLLMLNSSENILQACGSIAKVITQKLRSVPSRNLKQKSKLQRSSYHPTQADFDSVLEKQKPTVSKAEIDACEKFTKDFGIDG
- the LOC115987464 gene encoding uncharacterized protein LOC115987464 isoform X1, producing the protein MEQRGIENHGRLHCYMVHPGQGRPTWQTRLQQTQAQLSLVILGCIITTHVQNSHRCRCVCSVIIQYRWNVANTIICVLSIHSVLASNIVSKWMGEGEKKLKKVSNFFNMLVMKLHPLFLLMKLIPYVAHEVMTMRMKPLDESKQNFLYKCRLYPTMRKMFLFLQPQILLIIWMW
- the LOC115987464 gene encoding protein SUPPRESSOR OF K(+) TRANSPORT GROWTH DEFECT 1-like isoform X3, which produces MQWHIGETPHNLGTEDFQYLASKTDGFSGSGISICVKMHYISLFVQLLMLNSSENILQACGSIAKVITQKLRSVPSRNLKQKSKLQRSSYHPTQADFDSVLEKQKPTVSKAEIDACEKFTKDFGIDG